The Desulfovibrio subterraneus genome has a window encoding:
- a CDS encoding P-II family nitrogen regulator, protein MKLIIAYIRPEMLTPVKQALYAKGIYALSVTNILGSGQQKGYTETYRGVVMEVNLLKKVRIELAITEDKLEGALEAIQSGARTGKEGDGVIFVQDIAKTIRVRTGEVK, encoded by the coding sequence ATGAAACTCATCATCGCATACATCAGACCCGAAATGCTTACCCCGGTAAAGCAGGCTCTGTACGCCAAGGGTATTTACGCCCTCTCCGTAACCAACATCCTCGGAAGCGGCCAGCAGAAGGGATATACGGAAACCTACCGCGGCGTTGTCATGGAAGTGAACCTGCTCAAGAAAGTGCGTATTGAGCTGGCCATTACCGAAGACAAGCTGGAAGGCGCCCTTGAAGCCATCCAGTCCGGTGCCCGCACCGGCAAGGAAGGCGACGGTGTCATCTTCGTACAGGACATTGCAAAGACCATCCGGGTTCGTACCGGAGAGGTAAAATAG
- a CDS encoding 3-dehydroquinate synthase II family protein has protein sequence MKKVLFKSVPFNKEHITLALESGVDAIIVAAGDVKKVESLARCTVIAEEAMPVIVFDSKKDEEEATARLAKGENVAIARGWEIIPIENLLAQSDNVTVEVATLAEAKLAAGILERGVNAVVVLPEGVEELKQIVAELKLSQGTLDLVSATVTSVQNVGLGHRVCVDTMSVLKTGQGMLVGNSSAFTFLVNAETERNEYVAARPFRINAGAVHAYAVMPGDRTTYLEELASGDEVLIVNHDGSTSLATIGRCKTEVRPMLLIKAKVGGVEGAVFLQNAETIRVVRKDGSPVSVVVLKEGDEILVRTDAAGRHFGMRIQEEIKEG, from the coding sequence ATGAAAAAGGTATTGTTCAAGAGCGTCCCGTTCAACAAAGAGCACATTACGCTTGCTCTGGAGTCCGGCGTGGATGCCATCATCGTCGCAGCCGGCGACGTGAAGAAAGTGGAAAGCCTTGCCCGTTGCACTGTGATTGCCGAAGAGGCCATGCCCGTTATCGTCTTTGATTCCAAAAAGGACGAGGAAGAGGCAACGGCCCGCCTTGCCAAGGGTGAGAATGTGGCCATTGCACGCGGCTGGGAGATCATTCCCATTGAAAACCTGCTGGCCCAGTCCGACAATGTGACCGTGGAAGTGGCCACGCTGGCGGAAGCAAAACTGGCGGCGGGCATTCTTGAACGTGGAGTCAACGCCGTGGTGGTGCTCCCCGAAGGCGTGGAGGAGCTGAAGCAGATCGTGGCCGAACTCAAATTGTCGCAGGGCACGCTTGATCTGGTGTCCGCCACCGTCACCAGCGTGCAGAATGTGGGCCTGGGGCACCGTGTGTGCGTGGACACCATGTCCGTGCTGAAGACAGGGCAGGGCATGCTGGTGGGTAATTCCAGCGCCTTCACCTTTCTCGTCAATGCGGAAACCGAGCGCAACGAATACGTGGCCGCGCGTCCCTTCCGCATCAACGCCGGAGCCGTGCACGCCTATGCGGTCATGCCCGGCGACCGCACCACCTATCTTGAAGAACTCGCCTCCGGCGACGAAGTGCTCATCGTGAACCACGACGGCTCCACCTCGCTGGCGACCATCGGACGCTGCAAGACTGAGGTCCGGCCCATGCTGCTCATCAAGGCAAAGGTCGGCGGCGTGGAAGGCGCGGTATTCTTGCAGAATGCGGAAACCATCCGCGTGGTGCGCAAGGACGGTTCTCCGGTCAGCGTGGTTGTTCTGAAGGAAGGCGACGAGATTCTGGTGCGAACTGACGCGGCAGGCCGCCATTTCGGCATGCGTATTCAGGAAGAGATCAAGGAAGGCTAG
- a CDS encoding EAL domain-containing protein, translated as MSYTLNIETLIFNRQIMTHFQPLVSVRQGVVIGYEALSRGTVGNGELLIPPDTLFTLAELSGLSLQLDRACREMAFTRFAPLHKQHKEQLLFVNVDASLLTESVVGSGHIEMLARSHGINPANVVIEIIESHVQDTAALMRFINRHRALGFLIALDDVGAGHSNLERIASIKPEVIKIDRFLISNIHTEFYKQEVVNSLTSLARRIGAMTVAEGVEKEEEAVYLMGAGADVLQGYLFARPCPTSKTPDVAPQMRTVAAAYRSYSLNRYERHKEQQASHRALIRHVRETLGTVKAADFTKALVDQLLLFPSLECLYVLDETGIQVSDTLCNPLNISANKRFIYQPARKGTDHSLKEYFIPIQAGLEECVTAPYISLASGNRCITLATRCTCAEGKPHVLCLDVMERGNMAPLHEQSICACGT; from the coding sequence ATGAGCTACACACTCAATATTGAAACTCTCATCTTCAACCGCCAGATCATGACGCATTTTCAGCCTCTGGTCTCCGTGAGGCAGGGAGTCGTCATAGGATACGAGGCCCTGAGCAGAGGCACGGTGGGCAACGGCGAACTGCTCATTCCGCCTGACACGCTGTTCACACTGGCAGAGCTGAGCGGTTTAAGCCTGCAGCTGGACAGGGCATGCAGGGAAATGGCCTTTACCCGGTTTGCTCCGCTGCACAAACAGCACAAAGAGCAATTGCTGTTCGTCAATGTGGACGCATCGCTGCTGACCGAAAGCGTGGTCGGCTCCGGCCACATTGAAATGCTGGCCCGTTCGCACGGCATAAATCCGGCCAACGTGGTCATAGAAATCATCGAGTCGCACGTGCAGGATACGGCAGCCCTGATGCGCTTCATCAACCGCCACCGCGCCCTCGGCTTTCTCATCGCGCTGGACGACGTGGGCGCAGGACACTCGAACCTTGAACGCATTGCCTCCATCAAGCCGGAGGTCATCAAGATAGACCGTTTTCTCATCAGCAACATTCATACGGAATTCTACAAGCAGGAAGTGGTGAACTCGCTCACCTCCCTTGCCCGCCGCATAGGGGCCATGACCGTGGCCGAAGGCGTGGAAAAAGAAGAAGAAGCCGTATACCTGATGGGCGCCGGGGCAGACGTGTTGCAGGGCTATCTGTTTGCCCGCCCCTGCCCTACGTCCAAAACGCCGGATGTTGCGCCGCAGATGCGCACGGTCGCAGCCGCCTACAGAAGCTATTCCCTGAACCGCTACGAACGGCACAAGGAACAGCAGGCCAGCCACCGGGCTCTGATACGCCACGTTCGTGAAACGCTCGGCACGGTCAAGGCTGCCGATTTCACCAAGGCGCTTGTGGACCAGCTGCTGCTGTTTCCCTCGCTCGAATGTCTGTATGTGCTCGACGAAACCGGCATTCAGGTCTCGGACACGCTGTGCAACCCGCTGAACATAAGCGCCAACAAGCGGTTCATCTATCAGCCTGCGCGCAAGGGAACGGACCATTCACTCAAGGAATACTTCATTCCCATTCAGGCGGGGCTGGAGGAATGCGTGACGGCTCCCTACATTTCGCTGGCATCAGGCAACCGTTGCATAACGCTGGCCACCCGCTGCACATGCGCTGAAGGCAAGCCCCACGTGTTGTGCCTTGATGTGATGGAACGGGGCAACATGGCCCCGCTGCATGAGCAGTCCATCTGCGCCTGCGGGACATAG
- the aroA gene encoding 3-phosphoshikimate 1-carboxyvinyltransferase: protein MSKVIEIEAPASKSVSHRMVIGAALGVGESRLANVLESDDLKRTMEIMQACGSRIERLGDGLYAISGVAGTPAGGRDEPVSCYVAESGTTCRLMTAIVAAGLGRFRIHGAPRMHERPIGELVMALRMLNVGVEWEGKAGYPPLIIDTDGMPGGEVNIGMDESSQYLSGLLMAGPLGKTLTINVTGKKVVSWPYVGLTLKAMEEFGHKFRVEMLEDGQWVEKDWRTIRNVVPGKTRFVVKPGFYHAGDYRVEGDWSNASYFLGAGAVGPNPVRISGLRADSLQGDKAMLKILQDMGAKVDIEPDAVTVHPSRLKGITVDMGDCPDIVPTVAAVAAYAEGPTTVTNVGHLRIKECDRLAGPAAQLAKAGIKVDVHEDGLTVHPAGRESIKAPAGTVFEAYNDHRMAMSLSLLCFAGVQVELDDPKCVAKSFPGFWRKWAKVSA, encoded by the coding sequence ATGAGCAAGGTGATTGAAATTGAAGCACCGGCGTCCAAGTCGGTGTCGCACCGCATGGTGATAGGTGCGGCGCTGGGTGTGGGCGAATCGCGTCTTGCCAATGTGCTGGAAAGCGACGACCTGAAGCGGACCATGGAGATCATGCAGGCGTGCGGTTCGCGCATTGAACGTCTGGGCGACGGTCTGTACGCCATCAGCGGCGTGGCCGGAACTCCGGCCGGTGGAAGGGATGAGCCTGTTTCATGTTATGTGGCGGAATCCGGCACTACCTGCCGTCTGATGACGGCCATTGTTGCGGCGGGCCTCGGACGCTTCCGCATTCATGGTGCTCCCCGCATGCACGAGCGGCCCATCGGCGAGCTGGTCATGGCGCTGCGTATGCTCAATGTCGGTGTGGAATGGGAAGGCAAGGCAGGCTATCCGCCTCTGATCATCGATACCGACGGCATGCCCGGCGGCGAGGTGAACATCGGCATGGACGAATCCAGCCAGTACCTTTCCGGCCTGCTCATGGCTGGCCCTTTGGGCAAGACCCTGACCATCAACGTGACCGGCAAGAAGGTTGTGAGCTGGCCCTATGTAGGCCTCACCCTGAAAGCCATGGAAGAATTCGGCCACAAGTTCCGCGTGGAAATGCTGGAAGACGGTCAGTGGGTGGAAAAGGACTGGCGCACCATCCGTAATGTCGTTCCGGGCAAGACGCGTTTTGTGGTGAAGCCGGGCTTCTACCATGCCGGTGACTACCGTGTGGAAGGCGACTGGTCCAACGCATCCTACTTCCTCGGTGCCGGTGCCGTGGGCCCGAATCCCGTGCGCATTTCCGGCCTGCGTGCCGATTCGCTGCAGGGCGACAAGGCCATGCTGAAGATTCTTCAGGACATGGGCGCCAAGGTGGATATCGAACCCGACGCCGTGACCGTGCATCCTTCCCGTCTCAAGGGTATTACCGTGGATATGGGCGACTGTCCGGATATCGTACCCACCGTGGCGGCTGTGGCCGCCTATGCGGAAGGCCCCACCACCGTGACCAACGTGGGGCATCTGCGCATCAAGGAATGCGACCGCCTTGCCGGTCCTGCCGCGCAGCTTGCCAAGGCGGGTATCAAGGTGGACGTGCATGAAGATGGCCTTACCGTGCATCCTGCCGGTCGTGAGTCCATCAAGGCTCCGGCGGGAACGGTGTTTGAGGCTTACAACGATCACCGCATGGCCATGAGCCTTTCCCTGCTCTGCTTTGCAGGTGTGCAGGTGGAACTGGACGACCCCAAGTGCGTTGCCAAATCCTTTCCGGGTTTCTGGCGCAAATGGGCCAAGGTGTCGGCATGA
- a CDS encoding 2-amino-3,7-dideoxy-D-threo-hept-6-ulosonate synthase, translating into MLLGKSVRLERIFNRNTGRTIIVPMDHGVTVGPIYGLVDLPGTVNKVAEGGANAVLMHKGLPRCTHRGYGKDVGLIVHLSASTSIATLPNAKSLVGTVEDALRLGADAVSVHVNLGDETERYMLEDLGKITSRAVEWGMPVLAMMYARGPKVKNEFDPEIVGHCARVGMELGADVVKVNYTGDMDSFAGVCEACCVPVVIAGGPKMDSDRALLEMVHDSVKAGGAGLSMGRNVFQHARPDLLVAALHGVVQSDWTVDQAMDVLNGK; encoded by the coding sequence ATGTTGCTTGGAAAAAGCGTTCGTCTGGAGCGCATCTTCAACCGCAATACTGGCAGAACCATCATTGTACCCATGGATCACGGCGTTACCGTTGGCCCCATCTACGGCCTCGTTGACCTGCCCGGAACCGTGAACAAGGTGGCAGAAGGCGGCGCAAACGCCGTTCTCATGCACAAGGGACTTCCCCGCTGTACCCATCGCGGATACGGCAAGGACGTGGGACTCATCGTGCATCTTTCCGCCAGCACATCCATTGCCACGCTGCCCAACGCCAAGTCGCTGGTCGGCACCGTGGAAGACGCTCTGCGCCTTGGCGCGGATGCGGTATCTGTTCACGTGAACCTTGGCGACGAGACCGAACGCTATATGCTGGAGGATCTGGGCAAGATTACCTCCCGCGCGGTGGAGTGGGGCATGCCGGTTCTGGCCATGATGTATGCCCGCGGTCCGAAAGTGAAAAATGAATTTGATCCCGAGATTGTAGGCCACTGCGCACGCGTGGGCATGGAGCTTGGCGCGGATGTGGTTAAGGTTAATTATACCGGCGATATGGACTCTTTTGCCGGCGTGTGCGAAGCTTGCTGCGTGCCGGTTGTTATCGCAGGTGGCCCGAAGATGGATTCGGATCGCGCACTGCTTGAAATGGTGCACGATTCCGTCAAGGCCGGAGGCGCAGGGCTCTCCATGGGACGCAACGTGTTCCAGCATGCCCGCCCCGACCTGCTTGTGGCCGCCCTGCATGGTGTGGTGCAAAGCGACTGGACCGTAGATCAGGCCATGGACGTGCTGAACGGCAAATAG
- a CDS encoding prephenate dehydrogenase/arogenate dehydrogenase family protein, whose translation MSEGGFESDFSGGKVAVIGSNGRMGRMLCTRFKAAGYDVAEIDQPLTNTSLSAGLSGASVVLLCIPAAAFVTVLHQIGSILQSPQVLVDITSVKVQPMHQMQHAYNGPIVGTHPLFGPDPKADEVRVAVTPAEGTDEKHVAMVEDLFARIGCEPFRTTAEAHDEAAALIQGLNFITTVSYLATLAHKDEITPYLTPSFQRRLDAAKKMMTEDAELFEGLFEANPSSHDAVRSFRNMLNIAAGGDINVLVERALWWWRENSNTGGVRH comes from the coding sequence ATGAGTGAGGGTGGCTTTGAAAGTGACTTTAGCGGCGGCAAAGTTGCCGTCATAGGTTCCAACGGCCGCATGGGCCGGATGCTCTGCACCCGTTTCAAGGCCGCAGGGTATGACGTAGCTGAAATTGACCAGCCTTTGACAAATACGTCACTTTCAGCTGGACTGTCAGGGGCGAGTGTGGTACTGCTGTGCATTCCTGCGGCAGCCTTTGTCACGGTATTGCACCAGATAGGCAGCATACTCCAGTCTCCGCAGGTACTTGTGGATATAACTTCGGTAAAGGTACAACCCATGCACCAGATGCAGCACGCCTACAACGGCCCCATCGTGGGTACCCATCCTCTCTTCGGACCAGATCCGAAGGCGGACGAGGTGCGTGTTGCCGTCACTCCCGCAGAGGGAACTGACGAAAAGCATGTGGCCATGGTGGAAGACCTGTTCGCCCGCATCGGCTGCGAACCGTTCCGTACCACTGCGGAAGCGCATGACGAGGCTGCTGCCCTTATTCAGGGGCTGAACTTCATCACCACCGTTTCCTACCTTGCCACTCTGGCGCACAAGGATGAGATCACTCCGTATCTCACGCCTTCCTTCCAGCGTCGTCTGGATGCCGCCAAGAAGATGATGACCGAGGACGCAGAGCTGTTTGAAGGGCTGTTTGAAGCCAATCCCAGCTCGCATGATGCCGTCCGTTCCTTCCGTAACATGCTGAACATTGCCGCCGGTGGCGACATCAACGTGCTCGTAGAGCGCGCTCTTTGGTGGTGGCGTGAGAACAGCAATACGGGAGGGGTGCGTCATTAA
- a CDS encoding 2-amino-3,7-dideoxy-D-threo-hept-6-ulosonate synthase has protein sequence MHIGKKIRMERIFNRLTSRTIIVPLDHGVTVGPIEGLVDMRETVNSIAEGGVDAVLMHKGLVRCGHREGGKDVGLIVHLSSSTSMSPTPNAKTLTASVEDAIKHGADGVSVHVNLGDETEREMLADLGRVAAQASDWGIPLLAMMYARGPKIQNQFDPEVVAHCARVAVELGADIVKVPYTGDMDTFSRVVDSTCVPVVIAGGPKMDSTREFIQMVHDSVRAGGSGLSVGRNIFQHKRTPQLVKALRGVVHEDWDVEQAIAIVGED, from the coding sequence ATGCATATTGGCAAAAAGATCAGAATGGAGCGTATCTTCAACCGTCTTACCAGCCGCACCATCATCGTGCCCCTGGACCATGGCGTGACTGTCGGCCCCATCGAAGGACTGGTGGACATGCGCGAGACCGTGAACAGCATTGCCGAGGGCGGTGTTGACGCGGTGCTCATGCACAAGGGCCTTGTACGCTGCGGACACCGCGAAGGCGGCAAGGACGTTGGTCTTATCGTGCACCTTTCCAGTTCCACCTCCATGTCTCCCACCCCCAATGCAAAGACCCTAACCGCCTCGGTAGAAGACGCCATAAAGCACGGTGCGGACGGTGTTTCCGTGCATGTGAACCTTGGTGATGAAACCGAACGCGAAATGCTGGCCGACCTTGGCCGCGTGGCTGCGCAGGCTTCCGACTGGGGTATCCCGCTGCTGGCAATGATGTACGCCCGCGGCCCCAAGATTCAGAACCAGTTCGACCCCGAAGTGGTTGCCCACTGCGCCCGCGTGGCCGTGGAGCTGGGGGCCGACATCGTCAAGGTGCCCTACACCGGCGATATGGATACCTTCTCCCGCGTGGTCGATTCCACCTGCGTTCCCGTGGTTATCGCGGGTGGCCCCAAGATGGATTCCACCCGCGAGTTCATTCAGATGGTGCACGATTCCGTGCGTGCCGGCGGTTCCGGCCTTTCCGTAGGTCGCAATATTTTCCAGCACAAGCGTACTCCGCAACTGGTCAAGGCGCTTCGCGGCGTTGTCCACGAAGATTGGGATGTTGAACAAGCCATTGCAATAGTCGGCGAAGATTAG
- a CDS encoding anthranilate synthase component I family protein has protein sequence MNVLLKQTGQWLAADIQTPISLFLGLVGSGQGFLLESAEVDGRWGRYSVIGFNFLLRLGCKEGKLEVASRDKRLDFLKQFEGMDFMDGVRAVNKAVTVEAAEGFDKLPPIARGLFGYFGYGAAGMFEPKLRNVLPPESAEACLVLPGTIVLFDHLYNKLCLLTLADGLNVRMDRAAVERKAEPPDVGPITTIPDRATYLRNVDKVKELIRQGEAIQVVISTRFQAPFSGEPFVLYRRLRQINPSPYMFFMRLPGVSLIGSSPEVLVRSSKGEVEVCPIAGTRPRGASETEDLALAEDLKADPKEQAEHVMLVDLGRNDVGRVSAPGTVSVDKYMQVERFSHVMHMTSYVKGKLQQGKDALDVLAATFPAGTVSGAPKVRAMEIIADIEALQRGPYAGAVGWMSLDTDNADLDTGILIRTMWVRDGLVQWQCGAGIVHDSVPEKEWEECHNKARALKVTINGTGDGDVFAYR, from the coding sequence ATGAACGTATTACTCAAGCAGACAGGCCAATGGCTGGCGGCGGATATTCAGACGCCCATCAGCCTCTTCCTCGGACTGGTGGGCTCAGGGCAGGGTTTTCTGCTCGAAAGCGCCGAGGTCGATGGCCGTTGGGGCCGCTACAGTGTGATCGGGTTCAACTTCCTGCTCCGTCTGGGTTGCAAGGAAGGGAAGCTGGAGGTCGCATCGCGCGACAAGAGACTGGATTTTCTGAAGCAGTTTGAAGGCATGGATTTTATGGACGGCGTCCGCGCCGTGAACAAGGCCGTTACCGTTGAGGCAGCAGAAGGGTTCGACAAGCTGCCGCCCATCGCGCGCGGGCTGTTCGGCTATTTCGGCTACGGTGCTGCAGGCATGTTCGAACCCAAGCTGCGCAACGTGCTGCCGCCGGAAAGTGCGGAAGCCTGCCTTGTGCTGCCGGGAACCATAGTGCTGTTCGACCATCTGTACAACAAGCTCTGCCTGCTCACGCTGGCAGACGGCCTGAACGTGCGCATGGACCGTGCCGCTGTGGAACGCAAGGCGGAGCCGCCGGACGTGGGACCCATAACCACCATTCCGGATCGCGCCACCTATCTGCGCAACGTGGACAAGGTAAAGGAACTCATCCGGCAGGGCGAGGCCATTCAGGTGGTCATATCCACGCGGTTTCAGGCGCCGTTTTCGGGCGAGCCCTTTGTGCTCTACCGTCGTCTGCGGCAGATCAACCCTTCGCCCTACATGTTCTTCATGCGCCTGCCCGGTGTGAGCCTCATCGGTTCTTCCCCTGAAGTGCTGGTGCGCAGCAGCAAGGGCGAAGTGGAGGTGTGTCCCATCGCAGGTACCCGTCCCCGTGGCGCTTCGGAGACCGAAGACCTCGCGCTTGCCGAAGACCTGAAGGCCGATCCCAAGGAACAGGCCGAACACGTGATGCTGGTGGACCTTGGCCGCAACGATGTGGGCCGCGTTTCCGCACCGGGTACGGTTTCCGTGGACAAGTACATGCAGGTGGAGCGTTTCAGCCACGTCATGCACATGACCTCGTACGTCAAGGGCAAGCTGCAGCAAGGCAAGGATGCGCTGGATGTGCTGGCCGCCACCTTCCCCGCAGGCACCGTGAGCGGTGCGCCCAAGGTGCGGGCTATGGAGATTATCGCGGATATAGAAGCCCTGCAGCGCGGACCCTACGCCGGTGCGGTGGGCTGGATGAGTCTGGATACCGACAACGCCGATCTGGATACCGGCATCCTCATCCGCACCATGTGGGTGCGCGACGGGCTGGTGCAGTGGCAGTGCGGTGCGGGCATTGTGCATGACTCCGTTCCAGAGAAGGAATGGGAAGAATGCCACAACAAGGCTCGGGCTCTGAAGGTTACCATCAACGGAACGGGGGACGGCGATGTTTTTGCTTATAGATAA
- the pheA gene encoding prephenate dehydratase: MPGSKSDKTEDNPRMLEVRSEIDDTDQQILKLLNHRASLSLEVGQLKRGTQDVIFKPFREKEVLENLRRGNAGPIPHEHLSSIYREIFSSSRALQRPQRVAYLGPEGTFSYFAGVEYLGKSVEYLPQKNLHEVFRAVHSRECELGVIPLENSLEGTVGQSLDLFLDFELHIQAELYCRISHSLLTRERSLAAITTVYSHPQPLGQCGSWLRANLPNAQIVPTESTAAAARRVRDEKGAAAIGHGKLADLLDLNILARGIENMPDNWTRFVIIGPKPSDGEGRDKTSLLFSVPDKPGSLVSVLQVMAIEGLNMKKLESRPMRGEKWRYVFFVDVESDLSDEQYKALLEELRGHCQSLRILGSYPSGPYIDVAARVDEKNLQSVPKTESVK, translated from the coding sequence ATGCCCGGTTCCAAATCCGACAAGACTGAAGATAACCCGCGCATGCTGGAAGTGCGCAGCGAGATTGACGACACGGACCAGCAGATACTCAAACTGCTGAACCACCGCGCCTCGCTGAGTCTTGAAGTGGGGCAGCTCAAGCGCGGAACGCAGGATGTGATCTTCAAACCCTTCCGCGAAAAGGAAGTGCTTGAGAACCTGCGGCGCGGTAATGCCGGTCCCATTCCCCACGAGCATCTCAGTTCCATCTACCGTGAAATATTCTCCTCTTCCCGCGCTCTGCAGCGCCCGCAACGGGTGGCCTACCTCGGGCCGGAAGGAACCTTCTCCTACTTTGCCGGAGTGGAATATCTCGGCAAATCCGTCGAATACCTGCCCCAGAAGAACCTGCACGAGGTGTTTCGCGCCGTGCATTCCCGCGAGTGCGAGTTGGGTGTCATTCCGCTCGAAAATTCGCTGGAAGGCACCGTGGGGCAGAGTCTCGACCTGTTTCTCGATTTTGAGCTGCACATTCAGGCAGAACTCTATTGCCGCATAAGCCACAGCCTGCTCACGCGGGAACGGTCGCTTGCGGCGATAACCACCGTGTATTCGCATCCCCAGCCTCTGGGGCAGTGCGGCAGCTGGCTGCGGGCGAACCTGCCCAATGCGCAGATAGTGCCGACTGAAAGCACGGCGGCCGCAGCACGGCGGGTGCGTGATGAAAAGGGCGCGGCTGCCATAGGCCACGGCAAACTGGCAGATCTGCTTGATCTGAACATACTGGCCCGCGGCATTGAGAACATGCCCGACAACTGGACCCGCTTTGTGATTATCGGGCCCAAGCCCTCGGACGGAGAAGGGCGCGACAAGACCTCGCTGCTGTTCTCCGTACCGGACAAGCCCGGGTCACTGGTGAGCGTGCTGCAGGTAATGGCCATTGAAGGCCTGAACATGAAAAAGCTGGAATCGCGTCCCATGCGGGGCGAAAAATGGCGCTACGTCTTTTTTGTGGACGTGGAGTCCGATCTCTCTGACGAACAGTACAAGGCGTTACTTGAGGAGCTGCGCGGGCACTGCCAGTCCCTGCGCATTCTGGGCAGTTATCCCTCCGGTCCCTATATTGATGTGGCTGCGCGGGTGGACGAAAAGAATCTGCAGTCCGTGCCGAAGACGGAAAGCGTGAAGTAG
- a CDS encoding ammonium transporter has protein sequence MHSKRISQLRKLLPALGGTAALTLLLSTTAMAEDAPAMLTQDNANIMWTLLAAILVMFMQAGFALVECGFTRAKNASNILMKNVLDFAAGSIIFFFLGYGLMFGTDIGGFIGMSNFAMGSGSGVDAAGQWDLTFWFFQSVFAATAATIVSGGIAERTKFPAYIVASILVTAIIYPVSGHWAWGGLTGNSGWLGDMGFADFAGSTVVHSVGGWVALAGAMIVGPRTGKYAADGTPKAIPGHNIPLAALGVFILWFGWFGFNPGSTTVADGTIGYIAVNTSLAGCAGTLGAMMTAWFRYGKPDTSMTLNGALAGLVGITAGCYEVAPTGAVVIGLLAGILVVLSVEFIDRVLKIDDPVGAVSVHGVCGAFGTIMTGLLAHPKYGTITGLFYGGGFGQTMTQIIGVAATFAWAFGMGYIVFASIKAVMGLRVSREEELKGLDICEHGSEAYNGFQIFTVE, from the coding sequence ATGCATTCGAAGAGAATTTCACAGTTGCGGAAGCTGCTCCCCGCTCTGGGGGGAACTGCAGCACTCACTCTGCTCCTCAGCACCACGGCCATGGCAGAAGACGCCCCCGCCATGCTGACGCAGGACAATGCGAACATCATGTGGACGCTTCTTGCAGCCATTCTGGTCATGTTCATGCAGGCAGGGTTTGCCCTGGTGGAGTGCGGCTTCACCCGCGCAAAGAACGCGAGCAACATTCTGATGAAGAACGTTCTGGACTTCGCGGCGGGCTCCATCATCTTCTTCTTTCTCGGCTACGGCCTGATGTTCGGTACCGACATCGGCGGCTTCATCGGCATGAGCAACTTTGCCATGGGCTCCGGCAGCGGTGTGGACGCCGCAGGACAGTGGGACCTGACCTTCTGGTTCTTCCAGTCCGTGTTTGCGGCCACTGCGGCCACCATCGTATCCGGCGGCATTGCGGAACGTACCAAGTTCCCGGCCTACATTGTGGCCAGCATACTTGTTACGGCCATCATCTACCCCGTTTCCGGCCACTGGGCATGGGGCGGACTCACCGGTAACAGCGGCTGGCTGGGGGACATGGGCTTTGCAGACTTTGCAGGCTCCACCGTGGTTCACTCCGTGGGCGGCTGGGTTGCCCTTGCAGGTGCCATGATCGTCGGACCCCGTACCGGCAAGTACGCCGCAGACGGTACCCCCAAGGCCATTCCCGGTCACAACATTCCGCTGGCAGCGCTTGGCGTGTTCATCCTCTGGTTCGGCTGGTTCGGGTTCAACCCCGGTTCCACCACCGTGGCTGACGGCACCATCGGTTACATTGCAGTAAACACCAGCCTTGCCGGTTGCGCAGGTACCCTGGGTGCCATGATGACCGCCTGGTTCCGCTACGGCAAGCCTGATACTTCCATGACCCTTAACGGCGCACTGGCAGGTCTCGTGGGCATCACCGCAGGCTGCTACGAAGTGGCCCCCACCGGCGCAGTTGTCATCGGCCTTCTGGCAGGTATTCTGGTAGTGCTCTCGGTTGAATTCATCGACCGCGTGCTCAAGATCGACGATCCGGTCGGCGCAGTTTCCGTGCACGGTGTATGTGGCGCATTCGGTACCATCATGACCGGCCTGCTCGCCCACCCCAAGTACGGCACCATCACCGGTCTGTTCTACGGCGGCGGTTTCGGTCAGACCATGACCCAGATCATCGGCGTGGCAGCTACCTTCGCCTGGGCATTCGGCATGGGTTACATCGTCTTCGCAAGCATCAAGGCCGTCATGGGTCTGCGTGTAAGCCGTGAAGAAGAACTCAAGGGTCTGGACATCTGCGAACATGGTTCCGAAGCATACAACGGCTTCCAGATCTTCACCGTGGAATAG